One Acetobacterium sp. KB-1 DNA segment encodes these proteins:
- the dut gene encoding dUTP diphosphatase, with product MIKNYSIKILNQSQYPLPEYQTVGSSGVDLRANLNSKMIIMPHKVYQIPTGIFLEMPIGVEAQIRARSGLSLKHGLSLVNGVGTIDADYRGEIKIILINLLDKPYQLEPGERIAQMVFAEYVKADFVEVFSAEELAASERGHGGFGHSGK from the coding sequence ATGATCAAGAATTATTCGATTAAAATACTGAATCAATCTCAATATCCGTTACCAGAATATCAAACGGTTGGTTCTTCTGGAGTCGATTTGAGGGCAAATCTTAATTCGAAAATGATTATCATGCCCCATAAGGTTTATCAAATACCAACCGGTATTTTTTTAGAAATGCCCATTGGTGTTGAAGCACAGATTCGTGCTAGAAGCGGTTTGTCGCTTAAACATGGTTTATCTCTGGTCAACGGCGTCGGTACCATTGATGCTGATTATCGTGGCGAAATTAAGATAATTCTGATAAACTTACTTGATAAACCTTATCAGTTGGAACCAGGAGAGCGAATTGCCCAAATGGTTTTCGCTGAGTATGTCAAGGCAGATTTTGTTGAGGTTTTCAGTGCGGAAGAATTGGCCGCCAGTGAGCGTGGTCATGGTGGTTTTGGACATTCCGGAAAATAG
- a CDS encoding polyribonucleotide nucleotidyltransferase has protein sequence MNIFETEIAGRPLRVEIGEVALLAKGAAMIRYGKTEVLAVVSAAKKPREGMDFFPLSCDYEEKQYSVGKFPGGFIKREGRPTERAILNCRLMDRPIRPLFPKGFRNEVQVIATVMSVDQDNAPEIAAMIGASIVLSISDLPFNGPIGSVAIGLVDEKFIVNPNEEQRAISDLNLIVSGTKDAIMMVESSSNEISETAMLEAILLAHEEIKKIVAFQEEIIAAVGKTKADYPIFAPSEEIKAEIVAFLGDQLSDAVKTPDKMERLDNIEKIKELVKDHFLEIYPNQKIEIDDVISSLVKKEIRRMILEDRIRPDNRKMDEIRQITAKIDFLERPHGSGLFTRGETQVLSVVTLGVLGDVQKLDGLSNEESKRYIHHYNFPSYSVGEARPSRGPGRREIGHGALAERALIPVLPSEDEFPYAIRVVSEVLSSNGSTSQASVCGSSLSLMAAGVPLKAPVAGIAMGLVKEDDKLAILSDIQGMEDFLGDMDFKVAGTADGITAIQMDIKIDGINKQILTEALEQARIGRLHILGIMNEEIAESRKDLSPYAPRIIIFQIKPDKIRDVIGSGGKVINKIIDDTGVKIDIEDDGRIFIASVDTESGNRAKEIIENIVREVEVGEVLTGKVVRIMNFGAFVSLPGGKDGLVHISKLANERVNAVEDVVKIGDEVTVKVMEIDGQGRINLSRKAMLPKE, from the coding sequence ATGAATATTTTTGAAACTGAAATTGCCGGACGACCACTCCGCGTGGAAATTGGCGAGGTTGCACTGCTTGCAAAAGGTGCAGCTATGATTAGATATGGAAAAACAGAAGTTTTAGCTGTTGTTTCAGCGGCTAAAAAACCCCGAGAAGGGATGGATTTTTTCCCATTAAGTTGCGACTATGAAGAAAAACAATATTCTGTCGGGAAATTTCCTGGCGGCTTTATAAAGCGTGAAGGTCGCCCAACAGAAAGAGCTATTTTAAATTGTCGACTGATGGATCGCCCGATCCGTCCACTCTTTCCTAAAGGCTTTAGAAATGAAGTTCAGGTCATTGCGACAGTTATGTCTGTCGATCAGGATAATGCTCCAGAAATAGCGGCCATGATTGGAGCTTCCATCGTTTTATCGATTTCTGATTTGCCCTTTAATGGACCAATTGGCTCGGTTGCTATCGGTCTTGTTGACGAAAAATTTATTGTCAATCCAAATGAAGAACAACGGGCTATTAGTGATCTTAACCTGATTGTATCAGGAACCAAAGATGCAATTATGATGGTTGAGTCATCATCTAATGAGATTTCTGAAACAGCAATGCTTGAAGCCATTTTATTGGCTCATGAAGAAATAAAGAAAATTGTTGCTTTTCAGGAAGAAATTATTGCGGCTGTTGGTAAGACAAAGGCTGATTATCCAATTTTTGCACCATCTGAAGAAATCAAAGCTGAAATTGTGGCTTTTCTTGGTGATCAATTAAGTGATGCTGTTAAAACACCTGACAAAATGGAACGACTTGACAATATTGAAAAAATAAAAGAGCTTGTAAAAGATCATTTCTTAGAAATTTATCCTAATCAGAAGATCGAAATTGATGATGTGATTAGTTCACTCGTTAAAAAAGAAATTCGTCGCATGATTCTTGAAGACCGTATTCGTCCAGATAATCGAAAAATGGATGAAATTCGCCAGATCACAGCTAAGATAGACTTTTTGGAAAGACCCCATGGTTCTGGATTATTTACCCGAGGTGAAACTCAGGTACTTTCGGTTGTAACTCTGGGTGTTCTTGGTGATGTGCAAAAACTGGATGGCCTGTCAAATGAAGAGTCTAAGCGTTATATCCACCATTATAACTTCCCATCATACAGTGTTGGGGAAGCCCGACCATCACGTGGCCCAGGCCGTCGTGAAATTGGGCATGGTGCATTGGCTGAACGGGCGTTAATTCCGGTCCTGCCATCTGAAGATGAATTTCCATATGCTATTCGGGTGGTTTCTGAAGTACTAAGTTCAAATGGTTCAACCTCCCAGGCTAGTGTTTGCGGCAGTTCGCTTTCATTAATGGCTGCTGGTGTTCCGCTTAAAGCACCCGTTGCTGGTATTGCGATGGGTTTGGTTAAAGAAGATGATAAATTAGCCATTCTTTCTGATATTCAGGGAATGGAAGACTTCCTTGGCGATATGGATTTTAAAGTGGCCGGAACAGCCGATGGTATTACAGCCATCCAAATGGATATTAAAATAGATGGCATCAACAAACAAATTTTGACTGAAGCCCTGGAACAAGCTAGAATTGGTCGACTCCATATCCTTGGCATCATGAATGAAGAAATCGCCGAATCACGCAAAGATTTATCACCCTATGCTCCACGGATTATTATTTTCCAAATTAAACCGGATAAAATCCGCGATGTTATCGGTTCTGGCGGCAAGGTCATTAACAAGATTATTGATGACACCGGAGTAAAAATTGATATCGAAGATGATGGCCGAATCTTCATTGCTTCAGTAGATACCGAATCTGGTAATCGAGCCAAAGAAATTATTGAAAACATCGTCAGAGAAGTTGAAGTTGGTGAAGTTTTAACCGGAAAAGTTGTCCGGATCATGAATTTTGGTGCTTTTGTATCTCTACCAGGTGGTAAAGACGGTTTAGTTCATATTTCTAAATTAGCCAATGAACGGGTCAACGCTGTTGAAGATGTTGTGAAAATTGGCGACGAAGTGACGGTTAAGGTTATGGAAATCGACGGACAGGGCCGTATTAACCTTTCACGAAAAGCAATGCTGCCAAAGGAATAA
- the pgsA gene encoding CDP-diacylglycerol--glycerol-3-phosphate 3-phosphatidyltransferase, whose product MNLPNKITVVRMAMIPFFIAALLIEFPYHQPLAAALFIIAALTDSLDGYLARSRNLVTDFGKFMDPLADKLLVCSALICFVQLGSVPAWMVIIIIAREFAITGLRSLAAADGIIIAASKWGKAKTISQMIAIILILFGNWPFSLINIPAATIMMYIATILTLYSGIDYLILNKKVFRSM is encoded by the coding sequence ATGAATTTACCAAATAAGATTACCGTTGTCAGAATGGCCATGATTCCTTTTTTCATCGCAGCGTTACTAATCGAATTTCCATACCATCAGCCCCTTGCAGCCGCCTTATTTATTATTGCAGCGTTAACCGACAGCCTGGATGGCTATCTTGCCAGAAGCCGTAACCTGGTGACTGATTTCGGGAAATTTATGGACCCGCTGGCGGATAAATTGCTGGTTTGTTCAGCACTGATTTGTTTTGTCCAGTTGGGATCCGTTCCAGCCTGGATGGTGATTATTATCATTGCTCGTGAGTTTGCCATCACGGGTTTACGATCTTTGGCTGCGGCTGATGGAATTATCATTGCAGCCAGTAAATGGGGGAAAGCTAAAACGATTTCCCAAATGATTGCCATCATCCTGATTCTTTTTGGTAATTGGCCATTTTCGCTGATAAATATTCCGGCAGCTACGATTATGATGTATATTGCCACCATTCTTACCTTATATTCCGGCATTGATTACCTTATTCTAAACAAAAAAGTATTTCGTTCAATGTAA
- the rimO gene encoding 30S ribosomal protein S12 methylthiotransferase RimO, giving the protein MKTIHMTTLGCDKNTIDSEMMLGLIEEKKYSIVTDPKKAEIIIVNTCCFIQSAKEQSIDYILEYVDYKNSGLCQRLIVAGCMAERYHEELAAEIPEIDGFLGVGHFDNILELITYLEITSDPDYLDPIGNEEKRIETQFFGDIDKDIIEARRYIKEGTVSTFVRISEGCDHGCTYCVIPKIRGKYRSRRSLNIFEELQYLQERGIKEIILIGQDIAPYGKDLDEDLDLPNLLKKIASQFEFTWIRMMYLYPEGITDKLLAVVKQHPSISPYFDIPLQHLNDMVLKRMGRKMTFEQTADLISKIRKTLPEAVVRTSIITGFPGETSEQHAELINKIKMLPFDHLGVFKYSQEENTPAAKFENQIPEDEKEKRYNEIMITQQSISHAQKQRFIGKILKVLIEGVDEDTYFGRFYGDAPEIDGTVFVDSHNTPLTIGNFYSVKIVNALEYDLIGDIENEFTK; this is encoded by the coding sequence ATGAAGACTATTCACATGACGACTTTGGGATGTGACAAAAATACCATTGACTCAGAAATGATGCTAGGCTTAATTGAAGAAAAAAAATATAGTATTGTCACTGATCCCAAAAAGGCTGAGATTATTATTGTCAATACCTGTTGTTTTATCCAATCGGCAAAGGAGCAATCGATTGATTACATTCTGGAATATGTCGATTATAAAAATTCGGGCTTGTGTCAACGACTAATTGTTGCTGGCTGCATGGCAGAACGTTACCACGAAGAGCTTGCAGCAGAAATTCCTGAGATTGACGGATTTTTAGGGGTTGGTCATTTTGACAATATACTGGAATTAATCACTTATTTGGAAATCACATCAGACCCTGATTATTTGGATCCGATCGGTAATGAAGAAAAAAGAATTGAGACGCAATTTTTTGGTGATATTGACAAAGACATCATTGAAGCCCGGCGTTATATCAAGGAAGGTACAGTTTCGACTTTTGTGCGCATCAGCGAGGGATGCGACCATGGCTGTACCTATTGCGTCATCCCTAAAATAAGAGGTAAATACCGCAGTCGTCGCAGCCTGAATATTTTTGAGGAACTACAATACCTCCAGGAACGTGGCATCAAAGAGATAATTCTAATCGGACAAGACATTGCACCATACGGAAAAGATCTCGATGAAGATTTAGACTTACCAAACCTACTTAAAAAAATTGCCAGTCAGTTCGAGTTTACTTGGATTCGGATGATGTATCTCTACCCGGAAGGCATCACTGATAAATTGTTAGCTGTTGTCAAACAACATCCATCGATCAGCCCGTATTTCGATATTCCACTTCAGCATCTAAATGATATGGTTTTAAAACGAATGGGTAGAAAGATGACCTTTGAACAGACAGCTGATTTGATTAGTAAAATCCGCAAGACACTACCAGAAGCTGTCGTGAGAACCTCAATTATTACTGGCTTTCCAGGTGAGACCTCTGAGCAGCATGCTGAGCTGATTAATAAAATAAAAATGTTGCCTTTTGATCATTTAGGGGTATTTAAATATTCACAGGAAGAAAATACACCGGCTGCGAAATTTGAAAATCAAATTCCTGAAGATGAAAAAGAAAAACGCTATAATGAAATCATGATCACTCAGCAGTCTATTTCGCATGCCCAAAAGCAGCGTTTTATTGGCAAAATCCTAAAAGTATTGATCGAAGGGGTGGACGAGGATACTTACTTTGGTCGTTTTTATGGGGATGCTCCAGAAATAGATGGAACTGTTTTTGTCGACAGTCACAATACTCCCTTAACAATCGGAAATTTCTATTCCGTTAAGATAGTCAATGCTTTAGAATATGATTTGATAGGAGATATTGAAAATGAATTTACCAAATAA
- a CDS encoding DNA translocase FtsK, producing MAINKNNTKKTNQNKSNKRKTKKKPAAKTVKRFSISNMAVGIFLILLGIFSIYAYIDFNAGMVGNFVSQAFSYCFGALTIFMSIFIFVLGVVLCLNKIEEWRTTFVLVFLLLVNFMIGFTVNAPNLMDYSIPELFSLALYGQYGGIIGILLAMLFVKLFAVKGTLLLVMISSAIILIFIFRNSLKKYLNLIKDKKENSPPIKDRLKDRIDIIRDKQRIKKEVKATKERTSETTLIPMVGDYDDNAPLFEPYQINESNQLHQVSEKPLFEPVTGPPTKKKAKQDPFGFIEEDADEKETPMKIHENFLKPPNFEDFGPPKNELNKDASKNLNKETKADDETKVLDLSAVNFETEPEEYTFPSLSLLNPPAAKKKSKKDDVIKKAKIIEETLKNFGVKAKIVEVNVGPSITRFELQLDPGVKVNKFVNLSSDLALSLATSDIRIEAPIPGKAAVGIEVPNDVSEIVGLREIIETPQFINSKSPLTFALGKTLSGENIIGDIGKMPHMLIAGATGSGKSVCINSIIVSLIFKSSPEELRFIMIDPKMVELNQYNSIPHLLIPVVTDPKKASYALNWGLKEMTDRYMLFKEAGVRDIEGYNELMTKSGEKKLPRIVIVIDELADLMITSPKECENAICRIAQLARACGIHLIIATQRPSVDVITGLIKANIPSRIAFSVASNTDSRTILDTGGAEKLLGKGDMLYFPVGQSKPTRVQCTYVSDSEINAVIDTVKIKKGLQYDTSIEEAISQEPEEKTQSREGDVLLEDALNIAFEYNQLSTSMLQRKLQVGYARAGRIIDDLEDRGIISGPNGSKARKILITEDEFKKRE from the coding sequence ATGGCAATAAATAAAAACAACACAAAAAAAACGAATCAGAACAAATCAAATAAACGTAAAACAAAGAAGAAACCAGCAGCAAAAACGGTGAAGCGTTTTTCTATCAGTAATATGGCAGTCGGGATCTTTTTAATACTACTGGGTATTTTCTCTATTTATGCATATATCGACTTTAATGCTGGGATGGTTGGTAACTTTGTCAGCCAGGCCTTCAGTTATTGTTTTGGGGCCCTCACAATTTTTATGTCGATCTTCATTTTTGTCCTTGGGGTTGTGCTGTGTCTTAATAAAATTGAGGAATGGCGGACCACATTTGTCTTAGTCTTTTTGCTACTTGTGAATTTTATGATCGGATTTACTGTTAATGCCCCGAATCTGATGGACTATAGCATCCCGGAACTGTTTAGTTTAGCCCTGTATGGCCAATATGGTGGTATCATCGGTATTCTCCTGGCAATGCTTTTTGTTAAATTATTTGCAGTGAAAGGTACGCTGCTGTTAGTTATGATAAGCTCGGCAATTATATTAATTTTTATTTTCAGAAACAGTCTAAAAAAATATTTAAACCTGATCAAGGATAAAAAAGAAAATTCTCCTCCGATCAAAGATCGCCTGAAAGACCGGATTGATATAATCCGGGACAAACAACGAATCAAAAAAGAGGTTAAAGCCACTAAGGAACGTACTTCTGAAACTACACTGATACCAATGGTGGGCGATTATGATGACAATGCGCCGTTGTTTGAACCCTATCAGATCAATGAGTCTAATCAGCTCCATCAGGTCTCTGAGAAACCATTGTTTGAACCGGTAACTGGACCTCCTACAAAAAAGAAAGCTAAACAGGATCCTTTTGGTTTTATTGAAGAAGATGCAGATGAAAAAGAAACTCCAATGAAGATTCATGAAAATTTCTTGAAACCACCAAATTTTGAGGATTTTGGCCCCCCTAAAAATGAATTGAATAAAGATGCAAGTAAAAATTTAAATAAAGAAACAAAAGCTGACGATGAAACGAAAGTTTTGGATTTATCAGCAGTTAATTTCGAAACAGAACCTGAGGAATATACCTTTCCTTCTTTATCACTTTTAAACCCTCCAGCTGCTAAAAAGAAATCAAAAAAAGACGATGTTATTAAGAAAGCTAAAATCATCGAGGAAACATTGAAAAATTTTGGGGTCAAAGCTAAAATCGTCGAGGTCAATGTAGGCCCAAGTATTACCCGTTTTGAATTGCAACTTGATCCAGGGGTCAAAGTCAATAAATTCGTTAATCTGTCCAGTGATCTAGCCCTCAGCCTTGCCACCTCAGATATTCGTATTGAAGCGCCGATACCCGGGAAAGCAGCTGTTGGCATTGAAGTGCCTAATGATGTTTCTGAAATTGTTGGCCTGCGTGAAATTATTGAAACACCGCAGTTTATTAACAGCAAGAGTCCGTTAACCTTCGCATTAGGTAAAACCCTTTCAGGCGAAAACATTATCGGTGATATTGGGAAAATGCCTCATATGCTAATTGCTGGAGCGACAGGATCCGGTAAAAGTGTCTGTATTAACAGTATTATTGTTAGTCTGATCTTTAAGTCATCGCCTGAAGAATTACGATTTATAATGATCGATCCCAAAATGGTGGAATTGAATCAGTATAACAGCATTCCCCATCTGCTGATTCCAGTGGTGACAGATCCCAAAAAAGCATCCTATGCTCTCAATTGGGGATTAAAAGAAATGACCGATCGTTATATGCTCTTCAAAGAAGCGGGAGTTCGGGATATTGAAGGGTATAACGAGCTGATGACCAAATCGGGAGAAAAAAAATTACCTCGAATTGTTATCGTCATCGATGAGTTGGCCGACTTAATGATCACCTCACCAAAAGAATGTGAAAATGCCATCTGTCGGATTGCCCAATTAGCAAGAGCCTGCGGTATTCACCTGATCATCGCAACGCAACGGCCTTCAGTCGATGTTATTACCGGCTTGATTAAAGCCAATATTCCATCGCGGATTGCCTTTTCAGTGGCATCAAACACGGATTCCCGGACAATTCTTGACACCGGTGGGGCTGAGAAGCTCCTTGGTAAAGGGGATATGCTCTATTTTCCGGTTGGCCAATCGAAGCCGACCCGCGTGCAATGTACCTACGTATCTGATTCTGAGATAAACGCGGTGATTGATACTGTCAAGATTAAAAAGGGACTGCAGTATGATACCTCCATCGAGGAAGCTATTTCCCAGGAACCTGAGGAAAAAACACAAAGCCGAGAAGGAGACGTCTTACTGGAAGATGCCCTAAATATTGCCTTTGAATACAACCAATTGTCCACTTCGATGCTCCAGCGAAAACTACAGGTTGGTTACGCCCGAGCAGGTCGAATTATTGATGATCTTGAGGATCGTGGAATCATTTCCGGTCCCAATGGTAGCAAAGCCCGGAAAATTCTAATTACAGAAGATGAATTTAAAAAAAGAGAGTAG
- a CDS encoding competence/damage-inducible protein A: protein MKCELISVGTELLVGDTLNTNVQYLSRELSLLGIRVYFHTTVGDNPNRLEEAVRIAFNRSDLIITTGGLGPTQDDLTKEVIAKLFKRELIQDEKTKEDLLQYFANREFTMTPNNLKQTFIPETAEILFNPCGTAPGILLKEQGRVIIMLPGPPREMTRVFEDAVLPLLKQDNQQLVISRYYNLSDIGESATEDRLLDLIDAQVNPTIATYAKMGEVLVRITANGRDENEVNTLLDHYQEIMLSRFKENIFSFSKESLQETVCKLLLEKRISVATAESCTGGLIASQLTEYPGISMVFGTGLVTYSNEAKINLLGVKKETLDTYGAVSAETAREMCENLQKISQSMLSVSVTGIAGPEGGSEKKPVGLVYIGVCFNELTDVYHYHFNGERKVVQQKTANKVFHLIRKTIVDKSK from the coding sequence ATGAAATGTGAATTGATTTCTGTCGGTACGGAGCTTTTAGTTGGTGATACCCTTAATACGAATGTCCAATACTTATCTCGAGAACTGTCCCTTTTGGGTATCCGAGTTTATTTTCATACCACTGTTGGCGATAATCCAAATCGTTTGGAGGAAGCGGTAAGAATTGCTTTTAACCGAAGTGATCTGATCATTACAACGGGTGGACTGGGACCAACCCAAGATGATTTAACCAAAGAAGTCATTGCTAAACTCTTCAAAAGAGAGCTTATTCAGGACGAAAAAACCAAAGAAGATTTGCTGCAATATTTTGCAAATCGTGAATTTACCATGACGCCTAATAATCTCAAGCAGACTTTCATCCCGGAAACCGCTGAGATTCTATTTAATCCCTGTGGAACCGCTCCGGGGATCCTCTTAAAAGAACAGGGCCGAGTGATTATTATGCTACCGGGACCGCCACGAGAAATGACTCGGGTTTTTGAAGACGCTGTCTTACCCCTTTTAAAACAGGACAATCAACAGTTGGTGATCTCCCGTTATTATAATTTATCAGACATCGGGGAGTCAGCGACAGAAGACCGTCTGCTGGATCTCATTGATGCCCAAGTCAATCCAACCATTGCCACCTATGCCAAGATGGGCGAAGTGTTGGTTCGCATTACTGCAAATGGCCGTGATGAAAATGAAGTAAATACATTACTTGATCATTATCAGGAGATTATGCTTTCTCGTTTTAAAGAAAATATTTTTTCATTTTCAAAGGAATCTCTTCAGGAAACAGTATGCAAATTATTATTGGAAAAAAGAATCAGCGTGGCTACGGCCGAATCCTGTACTGGCGGCTTAATTGCCTCCCAACTTACCGAGTATCCAGGTATTTCGATGGTATTTGGAACTGGACTTGTGACCTATTCAAATGAAGCAAAAATTAATCTGCTAGGGGTAAAAAAAGAAACCCTAGACACCTATGGGGCGGTTAGTGCTGAAACTGCAAGAGAAATGTGTGAAAACTTACAAAAGATTTCACAATCGATGCTTAGTGTTTCGGTTACCGGCATTGCTGGCCCTGAAGGGGGTAGCGAAAAAAAACCGGTAGGACTTGTATATATCGGGGTGTGTTTTAATGAATTAACCGATGTCTATCACTATCACTTTAATGGTGAAAGAAAAGTAGTCCAACAAAAAACTGCCAATAAAGTCTTTCACTTGATTAGAAAAACCATAGTTGACAAATCCAAATAA
- the recA gene encoding recombinase RecA, translated as MAEKSKTNNEELTDKQKALDAALKNIERSFGKGAVMRLGDDAAKLNVEVISTSSIGLDMALGVGGVPRGRVVEIYGPESSGKTTIALHIIAEAQKAGGNAAFVDAEHALDPTYAKALGVDIDNLLVAQPDTGEQAMEIVEALVRSNAIDVVVIDSVAALVPRAEIDGEMGDSHMGLQARLMSQALRKLTGVIKKSNTTTIFINQLREKIGVMFGNPETTTGGKALKFYASVRIDVRRIESLKKGTEIVGNRTRAKIVKNKIAPPFKQAEFDIMYGKGISKEGDLLDVGVDFGIVDKSGSWFSYNEQRLGQGRDNSKEYLMANPEVANTIEKEIREKNALSKIVAEPEDIEENLMANDDIE; from the coding sequence ATGGCTGAAAAATCGAAAACAAATAATGAAGAATTAACAGATAAACAAAAAGCGTTGGATGCGGCGTTAAAAAACATTGAAAGAAGTTTTGGCAAAGGTGCTGTGATGCGTCTAGGCGATGATGCCGCCAAATTAAATGTCGAAGTGATTTCTACATCATCTATCGGTTTGGATATGGCACTGGGTGTCGGCGGCGTTCCCCGGGGACGTGTTGTGGAAATCTATGGACCTGAATCTTCAGGTAAAACGACTATTGCGTTGCACATTATTGCAGAAGCGCAAAAAGCTGGTGGAAATGCAGCTTTCGTTGATGCGGAGCATGCTTTAGATCCCACTTATGCAAAAGCTTTAGGGGTTGATATTGATAATCTCCTAGTTGCGCAGCCTGATACCGGTGAACAAGCTATGGAAATTGTTGAAGCCCTGGTAAGAAGTAACGCTATTGATGTAGTGGTTATTGACTCTGTTGCGGCTTTGGTACCCCGAGCCGAAATCGATGGTGAAATGGGGGATTCCCATATGGGGCTTCAGGCGCGACTGATGTCTCAAGCCTTAAGAAAACTGACCGGTGTGATAAAAAAATCAAATACGACAACGATTTTTATTAATCAGTTACGTGAAAAAATTGGGGTAATGTTTGGTAATCCGGAAACAACCACTGGCGGAAAAGCGCTTAAATTTTATGCTTCGGTACGAATCGATGTGCGCCGGATTGAATCCCTTAAAAAGGGCACCGAAATTGTTGGTAACCGGACCCGGGCTAAAATTGTAAAAAACAAAATTGCGCCACCGTTTAAACAGGCAGAATTTGACATCATGTATGGCAAAGGCATCTCAAAAGAAGGTGATCTTTTGGATGTAGGAGTGGACTTTGGTATTGTCGATAAGTCTGGATCCTGGTTTTCTTATAATGAACAACGATTGGGACAGGGCCGTGATAATTCAAAAGAATACCTAATGGCCAATCCTGAAGTTGCTAATACCATTGAAAAAGAAATACGTGAAAAAAATGCACTTAGTAAGATTGTTGCTGAACCTGAAGACATCGAAGAAAACTTGATGGCTAATGACGATATTGAATAA
- the rny gene encoding ribonuclease Y gives MKIIDILTIILFIGIIAAFGVGYFVRKNIAEGKIRNAELTATTIVNDAVKEGETLKKEILFDAKEESLKLKESLEKDNRERRAELQKLENRLIQKEENLEKKLTNLERNEDALTKRGKEIEKKKEKVDSLYDEQVKELERISGLTYDEAKEILLEDISKDTRREAAIMIRQIEVESKAVADKKAKELISQSIQRCAADHVAEQTITVVNLPNDEMKGRIIGREGRNIRTLETLTGIDLIIDDTPEAVILSGFDPIRREVARLSLEKLIIDGRIHPARIEEMVKKSQKEVENHIKEVGEQACFDTGIHGLHPEIVRLLGRLKYRTSYGQNVLKHSIEVSHLAGIMAAELDGNIKVAKRAGLLHDIGKAIDHEVEGPHVEIGVNVLKKYKENKNVIHAVEAHHGDVEARTMEAVLVQSADAISAARPGARRETLVSYIQRLQELETIAMSFEGVEKSYAIQAGREVRIMVKPNEVDDDEMILLSRDIAKKIEAEMEYPGNIKVNLIRETRASDYAK, from the coding sequence GTGAAAATTATAGACATACTAACAATTATTTTATTCATTGGTATTATCGCAGCGTTTGGAGTTGGTTATTTTGTGCGCAAGAATATTGCCGAAGGCAAGATAAGGAATGCTGAATTGACCGCAACAACGATTGTGAATGATGCCGTAAAAGAAGGAGAAACTTTAAAAAAGGAAATTCTTTTTGACGCTAAGGAAGAATCCTTAAAATTAAAAGAATCACTTGAAAAAGATAACCGAGAACGCAGAGCCGAGCTTCAGAAACTTGAAAATCGACTTATTCAAAAAGAAGAGAATCTTGAGAAAAAACTAACAAATTTAGAACGCAATGAAGATGCCCTCACCAAAAGAGGCAAAGAAATTGAAAAGAAAAAAGAAAAAGTGGATAGCTTATATGATGAGCAGGTTAAGGAACTTGAACGTATATCCGGTCTTACTTATGACGAAGCAAAAGAAATTCTGCTTGAAGATATCAGTAAGGATACACGACGAGAAGCTGCAATTATGATCCGTCAAATCGAAGTTGAATCAAAGGCTGTTGCTGATAAAAAAGCGAAAGAACTCATTTCACAGTCCATTCAACGTTGTGCAGCAGATCATGTGGCAGAACAAACCATAACGGTTGTCAACTTACCAAATGACGAGATGAAGGGCCGTATTATTGGTCGAGAAGGTCGAAATATCCGAACATTAGAAACACTAACAGGAATTGACCTGATCATTGATGACACCCCAGAAGCCGTCATTCTTTCCGGTTTTGATCCCATCCGCCGGGAAGTTGCCAGACTGTCCTTAGAAAAACTAATTATTGATGGTCGAATTCATCCCGCCAGAATCGAAGAGATGGTAAAGAAATCACAAAAAGAAGTAGAAAATCATATCAAAGAAGTTGGGGAACAAGCTTGTTTTGATACTGGAATTCATGGCCTGCATCCTGAGATCGTAAGACTGTTGGGAAGACTAAAATACAGAACCAGTTATGGTCAAAATGTATTAAAGCATTCCATTGAAGTATCCCATTTGGCTGGCATTATGGCGGCTGAATTGGATGGTAACATCAAGGTCGCTAAACGAGCAGGATTATTACACGATATTGGAAAAGCTATTGATCATGAGGTCGAAGGACCCCATGTTGAAATTGGAGTCAATGTATTAAAAAAATACAAAGAAAATAAAAATGTCATTCATGCTGTAGAAGCTCATCATGGTGATGTTGAAGCACGAACAATGGAAGCAGTTCTTGTTCAGTCCGCAGACGCCATTTCAGCAGCACGTCCTGGTGCAAGAAGAGAAACACTCGTTTCTTATATCCAAAGATTACAGGAGCTTGAAACCATTGCCATGTCATTTGAAGGCGTTGAGAAGTCATATGCTATTCAAGCTGGACGTGAAGTAAGAATTATGGTAAAACCAAATGAAGTTGACGATGACGAGATGATTTTACTATCACGTGATATTGCTAAGAAAATTGAAGCAGAAATGGAATATCCCGGGAACATTAAGGTTAATCTAATTCGCGAAACAAGAGCAAGCGACTACGCTAAATAG